The following coding sequences lie in one Thermosulfuriphilus ammonigenes genomic window:
- a CDS encoding MBL fold metallo-hydrolase: MLSRRQLFILGVLSFLRLAIGGRAYGTSHPPRRDLPLEEMAHLRLHHQGGRFCNPWLAREEIRLWAYIKWQFSRNPYREAKRRAKPPSLRRVAPLDLVSGANPRIFFLGHATVWMRLAGQNLIFDPIFGDVRPFFRRAVPFPLAPEEIPWPDLIFISHGHRDHLALDSLKAIPGRPRLLSPLGGKRYLKRLGLPIMEFDWFESRVISGLRVTLLPCQHWSKMGLFDTNAMLWGSWLLEAGDLKVFFAGDTGYFGGFREYGQRFGPFDLALLPIGAFEPRWFMKTVHMDPFEAVWAAKELGARVFVPIHWGVFDMSDEPLDLPPKLVQEAARREGLADRLKLLSPGESLGL, translated from the coding sequence ATGCTCTCCCGGCGTCAGCTTTTTATCCTCGGGGTCCTCTCCTTTCTAAGGCTGGCCATAGGGGGCAGGGCCTATGGCACCTCTCACCCCCCAAGAAGGGACCTTCCCCTTGAGGAGATGGCCCATCTCCGCCTCCATCATCAGGGAGGTAGGTTTTGCAACCCCTGGTTGGCCAGAGAGGAGATCCGGCTCTGGGCTTACATTAAGTGGCAATTCTCTCGCAACCCTTACCGAGAGGCCAAACGTCGGGCCAAACCCCCTTCCCTGAGAAGGGTTGCTCCCCTGGATCTTGTTTCAGGGGCCAATCCCCGGATTTTTTTCCTGGGACACGCTACAGTATGGATGCGATTGGCCGGACAGAATCTGATTTTTGACCCCATATTTGGTGATGTGCGTCCCTTTTTTCGTCGGGCGGTTCCCTTTCCCCTGGCGCCGGAGGAGATCCCCTGGCCTGATCTTATTTTTATCTCCCATGGGCATCGGGATCACCTGGCCCTTGATTCTTTGAAGGCTATTCCTGGCCGTCCACGACTTTTGTCTCCTCTGGGGGGAAAACGTTACCTTAAAAGACTGGGGCTTCCCATTATGGAATTTGACTGGTTTGAAAGCCGGGTGATCTCCGGACTCCGGGTAACTCTTCTTCCCTGTCAGCACTGGTCAAAGATGGGGTTGTTTGATACCAACGCTATGCTCTGGGGCTCTTGGCTCCTTGAGGCTGGAGACCTGAAGGTCTTTTTTGCCGGTGATACCGGCTACTTTGGCGGTTTTAGGGAATATGGCCAACGTTTTGGCCCCTTTGATTTGGCACTTCTTCCTATTGGGGCCTTTGAGCCCCGGTGGTTTATGAAGACTGTTCACATGGATCCTTTTGAGGCGGTGTGGGCGGCCAAGGAGCTTGGAGCCCGGGTCTTTGTCCCCATTCACTGGGGGGTCTTTGACATGAGTGATGAACCACTCGACCTTCCGCCCAAGTTGGTCCAGGAGGCTGCCCGGAGAGAGGGCCTGGCTGATCGTCTAAAACTCCTTAGCCCTGGGGAGAGCCTCGGTCTTTGA
- a CDS encoding FmdB family zinc ribbon protein has protein sequence MPIYEFVCKKCGQIFERLVFSSQEKVLCPKCKAEEVQKLLSCFSSRSQSPGQGIVSGCNPASRFG, from the coding sequence ATGCCCATTTACGAGTTTGTCTGCAAAAAATGTGGCCAAATTTTCGAACGGCTGGTCTTTTCCAGCCAGGAAAAGGTCCTTTGCCCCAAATGTAAGGCAGAAGAGGTTCAAAAGCTTCTTTCTTGCTTTTCCTCCCGCAGCCAATCACCGGGCCAGGGTATTGTCTCCGGCTGCAACCCGGCCTCCCGCTTTGGTTGA
- the nadD gene encoding nicotinate-nucleotide adenylyltransferase has product MTARFVNSQKIGILGGTLDPIHLGHLRVAEEVREGLGLEEVLIIPAFSPPHKLNRPLTPFRDRLAMVQMAVRRCPGLKASDIEAHLPTPSYSVRTLEHLQRLYPGKKFYFILGLDAFLEIATWWNYPRLPELAHLVVVSRGEKTDLGEALSQTFCHFIPRGPNEFEGPKGARISFFSVTRLDISSTRIRTLVAQGRSIKFLVPWEVEDYIYQKGLYRKEEAERPE; this is encoded by the coding sequence GTGACGGCCAGATTCGTCAATAGCCAGAAGATAGGCATTCTGGGGGGGACCCTTGATCCCATTCATCTGGGCCATCTCCGAGTGGCTGAAGAAGTAAGAGAGGGCTTGGGGTTGGAGGAAGTGCTCATCATTCCGGCCTTCTCCCCTCCCCACAAACTAAACCGCCCCCTTACTCCTTTCAGAGACCGTTTGGCCATGGTCCAGATGGCCGTAAGAAGATGCCCGGGACTTAAGGCCTCAGACATAGAGGCCCATCTGCCTACTCCCTCTTATTCCGTAAGGACTCTTGAACATCTTCAGCGACTCTATCCAGGGAAAAAATTTTATTTTATCCTTGGCCTGGACGCCTTTTTAGAAATCGCTACCTGGTGGAATTACCCACGGCTTCCGGAGTTGGCCCACCTGGTAGTTGTTTCTCGGGGAGAAAAAACAGATCTTGGGGAAGCCCTCTCCCAGACCTTCTGCCACTTTATCCCCCGGGGTCCCAATGAGTTTGAAGGGCCCAAAGGGGCCAGAATCTCCTTTTTCTCGGTCACCCGGCTAGATATCTCCTCTACCCGGATCAGAACCCTGGTGGCCCAAGGACGATCTATTAAATTTTTAGTCCCCTGGGAGGTAGAAGATTATATTTATCAAAAAGGACTTTATAGAAAGGAGGAAGCCGAAAGGCCGGAATGA
- a CDS encoding DUF488 family protein, whose amino-acid sequence MDEFLRLLRAQGIEQVIDVRRFPVSHRFPHFSRQVLEDSLRRKGIRYRFLGRELGGYRSGGYEAYRATEAYRTALERLQTLAAERPSVIICAERFPWRCHRRHLAEDLSRLGWRVIHILDEKRLWEPSGGDIPGDNEKGPGRCSP is encoded by the coding sequence CTGGATGAATTCCTTCGGCTTTTAAGGGCTCAGGGGATCGAACAAGTTATTGATGTGCGGCGTTTTCCGGTAAGCCATCGCTTTCCTCACTTTAGCCGACAGGTCCTGGAGGATTCCCTGAGACGTAAGGGGATAAGGTATCGATTTCTGGGCCGTGAGCTTGGAGGTTATCGATCAGGTGGTTATGAGGCCTATCGAGCTACTGAGGCCTACAGAACGGCCCTGGAACGTCTTCAGACCCTGGCGGCTGAGAGACCTTCGGTCATTATCTGTGCCGAGCGTTTCCCTTGGCGTTGTCATCGTCGTCACCTAGCGGAGGATTTGTCTCGCCTGGGGTGGCGAGTGATCCATATCCTTGATGAGAAGCGTCTTTGGGAGCCTAGCGGAGGAGATATTCCGGGCGACAACGAAAAAGGGCCCGGAAGATGTTCCCCTTGA
- a CDS encoding tRNA lysidine(34) synthetase, producing the protein MAYLPKLVNKLVGRALHRYQMLQDGDRVAVALSGGSDSLVLLWALQEWQKKAPIRYELVVIHLDMGFPGHDWPKVEAYLQKAGFKYYFEKTDYGPKAHEIGRETPCFYCSRLRRKRLFELTKELNCNKLAFGHNKDDIIVTFFINLFYGAEISTMVPYQELFQGLITLIRPLAFVDKAQINSLAQRLGLPVIENPCPSAGTTKRAELGRFLNDLYKQNPRLKGNIFRALFRCRPEYLLR; encoded by the coding sequence ATGGCCTATCTCCCCAAGCTGGTCAATAAACTGGTCGGTCGAGCCCTTCATCGTTACCAGATGCTTCAGGACGGTGATCGGGTAGCTGTGGCCCTCTCTGGTGGGTCAGATAGTCTGGTGCTCCTCTGGGCCCTTCAAGAATGGCAAAAAAAGGCCCCCATCAGATACGAATTGGTAGTTATCCACCTGGATATGGGCTTTCCCGGCCACGACTGGCCCAAAGTAGAGGCTTATCTCCAGAAGGCCGGGTTTAAATATTATTTTGAAAAGACAGACTACGGCCCCAAAGCTCATGAAATCGGCCGGGAGACACCCTGTTTTTACTGTTCACGGCTCCGGCGCAAACGTCTCTTTGAGCTCACCAAGGAGCTCAACTGTAACAAACTGGCCTTTGGCCACAATAAGGACGACATTATCGTCACCTTTTTTATCAATCTCTTCTATGGAGCGGAGATCAGTACCATGGTCCCGTACCAAGAGCTTTTCCAGGGGTTAATTACCCTTATCCGCCCCCTGGCTTTTGTAGATAAGGCCCAGATTAACTCCCTGGCCCAAAGACTCGGACTTCCGGTAATTGAAAATCCCTGTCCCTCGGCGGGGACCACCAAAAGGGCCGAATTGGGCCGCTTTTTAAATGATCTTTATAAGCAGAACCCTCGCCTCAAGGGGAACATCTTCCGGGCCCTTTTTCGTTGTCGCCCGGAATATCTCCTCCGCTAG
- the ccsB gene encoding c-type cytochrome biogenesis protein CcsB encodes MTSAYLLSVVTFIYLVAAIVYLVAWIFKQERLGIVGTVVTIVGVILHIAGIGLRWHESHQLGIGRAPLTNMYESLVFFALTIALVYLFVEYKTKNRVIGAFATPFAFFSMAYASFGTSSRIDPLIPALQSNWLIAHVVTCFIGYASFAVACGLGIMYLLKSRAKEDKGIWASLPSLRTIDDLIYKTTVFGFLWLTAGIITGAVWAEQAWGSYWSWDPKETWSLITWFVYATAIHARFVRGWAGKRIAIISIVGFASVIFTYFGVNYLLSGLHSYAN; translated from the coding sequence ATGACGAGTGCCTATCTCCTAAGTGTGGTCACCTTTATTTATCTGGTGGCGGCCATTGTCTATTTAGTGGCCTGGATTTTTAAACAGGAGCGTCTGGGAATTGTTGGTACGGTGGTGACCATTGTCGGGGTCATCCTTCATATTGCCGGCATTGGCCTCCGCTGGCATGAATCTCATCAGCTGGGGATAGGTCGGGCCCCCCTGACCAATATGTACGAATCCCTGGTCTTTTTTGCCCTGACCATCGCTCTGGTCTATCTCTTTGTGGAATACAAGACGAAGAATCGGGTCATTGGAGCCTTTGCCACCCCGTTTGCCTTCTTTTCTATGGCCTATGCCTCCTTTGGCACCAGTAGTCGCATTGATCCCCTCATCCCGGCCCTTCAGAGTAACTGGCTCATTGCCCATGTGGTTACCTGTTTTATAGGCTATGCCTCCTTTGCCGTGGCCTGCGGCCTGGGAATTATGTATCTCCTTAAGTCCCGGGCCAAAGAGGATAAGGGTATCTGGGCCAGCCTTCCTTCCTTAAGAACTATTGATGATCTAATCTATAAAACCACGGTTTTTGGCTTCCTCTGGCTGACGGCAGGAATCATCACCGGAGCAGTCTGGGCCGAACAGGCCTGGGGTTCTTACTGGAGCTGGGATCCCAAGGAAACCTGGAGCCTTATTACCTGGTTTGTTTATGCCACGGCCATTCATGCTCGATTCGTCAGGGGGTGGGCCGGAAAGAGGATCGCTATTATCTCTATTGTTGGTTTCGCCTCTGTTATCTTTACTTACTTTGGTGTCAACTATCTTCTCTCTGGTCTTCACAGCTATGCGAATTAG
- a CDS encoding SagB/ThcOx family dehydrogenase: MPDYRRSIGFVYLQRSKHDRAELFSREKENISPAPSLKKYPGARRLNLPRVAPPGADLWEALARRRSVRKYASEALSLETISLLLWATQGVTARVGHYLLRPAPSAGALYPIETYLCLNDVAGLPSGLVHYDVAAAALEYLEEGDFGQDLAEAAMGQKMCARAPVVFIWSAIARRTMSKYGSRGIRYIFMDVAHICQNLLLAAQALGLGACPVGAFFDDEVNQLLGLDGLEETVVYMAPVGIPA; this comes from the coding sequence ATGCCTGATTATCGCCGTTCCATCGGTTTTGTCTATCTTCAGCGAAGCAAACACGATCGGGCCGAACTTTTCAGTCGAGAAAAAGAGAATATTTCTCCAGCCCCTTCTCTCAAAAAATACCCTGGAGCCCGACGTCTTAACCTTCCACGAGTAGCTCCTCCCGGAGCAGATCTCTGGGAGGCCCTGGCCCGGAGGCGTTCGGTGCGAAAGTATGCCTCAGAGGCCTTAAGTTTGGAGACCATCTCTCTTCTTTTGTGGGCTACCCAAGGGGTTACGGCTCGGGTTGGCCATTATCTTCTCCGGCCGGCTCCTAGTGCGGGGGCCTTATACCCCATAGAAACCTATCTTTGCCTTAACGATGTGGCCGGGCTTCCTTCGGGGTTGGTTCATTATGATGTTGCCGCGGCCGCTCTGGAATATCTCGAAGAGGGAGACTTCGGTCAAGATCTGGCCGAGGCAGCTATGGGGCAAAAAATGTGTGCTCGGGCCCCGGTGGTTTTTATTTGGTCGGCCATTGCCCGACGGACCATGAGTAAGTATGGTTCTCGTGGCATCCGTTATATTTTTATGGACGTAGCCCATATCTGCCAGAATCTTCTCCTGGCAGCTCAGGCCCTTGGGCTCGGAGCCTGTCCTGTAGGAGCCTTCTTCGACGATGAAGTTAACCAGCTCCTAGGTCTGGATGGTCTTGAGGAAACGGTAGTCTACATGGCCCCGGTGGGTATCCCGGCCTAA
- the resB gene encoding cytochrome c biogenesis protein ResB produces MKKNQNPLWRTFASVRLAIFLLITLAATSIIGTIIPQGQKPGFYIHEYGPGLGKLILFLHLHDAYHSWWFLSLLGLFCINLIICSLDRLPYTLELVKRSGILPPDRLLKQPFSQQIRLKSEEALARAEALVREALGPKAIVAEVEEGKLFYLERGRWTRFGVYFVHFSILIIVVGALIGGIFGFQAYVNLLEGETSGVVYSRSDGKPIPLGFEVRCDNFDVSFYANGAPKEFRSDLTILNGGKEILKKSIRVNDPLTFRGITFYQASYQAVPELVVRVKWGKEEKTFNLSSMGQAKWPEKKLHLGVMRFLPDVHGRPAAQVWIMLEGMNPMAFWLIQGMENPIKTPKGEIKFLLVSAKTKYMTGLQVKKDPGVWVVWIGCILMILGIFTVFFFSHQKVWVYLGKREGKPVIIVAGTANKNRPGLERRLEGLVGQLEEKVQKEGK; encoded by the coding sequence ATGAAAAAAAATCAGAATCCCCTCTGGCGCACCTTTGCCTCGGTCAGACTGGCCATCTTTCTGCTGATCACCCTGGCGGCGACCTCAATCATCGGAACCATCATTCCTCAGGGGCAAAAACCCGGTTTTTATATCCATGAGTATGGTCCCGGGTTGGGTAAGCTGATCCTTTTTCTTCACCTCCACGATGCCTATCATTCGTGGTGGTTCCTCTCTCTTTTGGGTCTTTTTTGTATAAACCTCATTATCTGTAGCCTGGATCGCCTTCCCTATACCCTAGAGTTGGTCAAAAGGAGCGGCATTCTTCCCCCAGATCGGCTCTTAAAACAACCCTTCTCTCAACAAATCCGTTTAAAGAGCGAGGAGGCCCTGGCCCGGGCTGAGGCCTTAGTCCGAGAGGCTCTGGGGCCCAAAGCTATAGTAGCCGAGGTTGAGGAAGGAAAGCTTTTTTATCTTGAGCGTGGCCGCTGGACCAGGTTTGGGGTTTATTTTGTCCACTTTAGTATTCTTATTATTGTTGTCGGGGCGCTAATCGGGGGTATCTTTGGTTTTCAGGCCTATGTCAACCTTCTTGAGGGAGAAACCTCTGGTGTCGTCTATTCCCGAAGCGATGGCAAACCTATTCCCCTCGGCTTCGAGGTTCGGTGCGATAACTTTGATGTTTCTTTCTACGCTAACGGGGCCCCCAAAGAGTTTCGCTCTGATCTTACTATCCTCAACGGGGGTAAGGAGATTCTCAAAAAATCCATCCGGGTTAACGACCCCTTGACCTTTCGGGGCATCACCTTTTATCAGGCCAGTTATCAAGCAGTACCGGAGTTAGTGGTCCGGGTCAAATGGGGCAAAGAGGAGAAGACTTTTAACTTATCTTCCATGGGGCAGGCCAAATGGCCAGAGAAGAAACTTCATCTGGGAGTGATGAGATTTTTGCCTGATGTTCACGGGCGGCCGGCCGCCCAGGTCTGGATAATGCTTGAGGGGATGAATCCCATGGCCTTCTGGTTGATTCAGGGGATGGAAAACCCCATCAAGACCCCGAAAGGGGAAATCAAGTTCCTTCTGGTTTCGGCCAAAACAAAGTATATGACCGGCCTTCAGGTCAAGAAGGACCCTGGTGTCTGGGTGGTTTGGATTGGCTGTATTTTGATGATTCTGGGAATATTCACCGTCTTTTTCTTTTCTCATCAGAAGGTCTGGGTCTATCTGGGTAAAAGGGAGGGCAAGCCGGTAATTATTGTTGCCGGAACGGCCAATAAAAATCGCCCGGGCCTTGAGCGTCGTCTTGAGGGCCTGGTGGGTCAGTTGGAAGAAAAAGTCCAGAAAGAGGGGAAATAA
- a CDS encoding glutamate-5-semialdehyde dehydrogenase, whose protein sequence is MEIRDLIRQMGKKAREASRKVASLPTSVKNDVLLQVAEELEKQKAELQAANQKDLEAAKERGLSKALIDRLTLSDKVISGMAQGLREVAALADPVGEVVKMWTRPNGLWVGRMRIPLGVIAMIYESRPNVTIDAAGLCFKSGNAVILRGGSEAIHSNLALAKIFAAALEAVKAPPEAVQVVPTTDRAAVNELLKLEDYIDLIIPRGGEGLIRFVAENSRIPVLKHYKGVCHVYVDREADLEMARRICLNAKIQRPGVCNAMETMLVHQAVAEAFLPAVAEDFRAAGVELRGCPRTKALVPWAKEATEADWEAEYLDLILAVRVVSSLEEALDHIARYGSNHTEAIVSRDYSRAMRFLKEVDASLVLINASTRFNDGGQLGLGAEIGISTTKLHAYGPMSLEELTTTKFIAFGDGQIRQ, encoded by the coding sequence ATGGAAATCAGGGATTTGATACGGCAGATGGGAAAAAAGGCCCGTGAGGCGTCCCGCAAGGTGGCTAGTCTTCCTACCAGCGTCAAAAATGATGTCCTTCTCCAGGTGGCCGAAGAGCTGGAAAAACAAAAGGCCGAGCTCCAGGCAGCCAACCAAAAAGATCTGGAAGCAGCTAAAGAACGAGGCCTTTCTAAGGCCCTGATTGATCGCCTAACCCTCTCTGATAAGGTTATCTCCGGCATGGCCCAGGGTCTTCGGGAGGTAGCCGCCCTTGCTGACCCGGTAGGAGAGGTGGTCAAGATGTGGACCCGTCCCAATGGCCTCTGGGTAGGGCGGATGCGAATCCCTTTGGGGGTTATTGCCATGATTTATGAATCTCGCCCCAATGTGACCATCGACGCCGCCGGGCTGTGTTTTAAGTCTGGAAATGCCGTCATTCTCAGGGGGGGATCAGAGGCCATCCATTCTAACCTGGCCCTAGCCAAAATCTTTGCCGCGGCCCTAGAGGCTGTTAAGGCTCCACCAGAGGCTGTTCAGGTGGTCCCCACTACTGACCGTGCGGCAGTCAATGAGCTTCTTAAGCTTGAGGACTATATAGATCTCATCATACCGCGGGGAGGAGAGGGATTGATCCGCTTTGTCGCTGAGAACTCCCGCATCCCGGTATTGAAACACTACAAGGGAGTCTGCCATGTCTATGTGGATCGGGAGGCAGACTTAGAGATGGCCCGGCGTATCTGCCTCAACGCCAAAATCCAGAGACCGGGGGTCTGCAACGCCATGGAGACCATGCTGGTTCATCAGGCGGTGGCCGAGGCCTTCCTGCCGGCTGTGGCCGAAGACTTTCGAGCGGCTGGAGTCGAACTCAGGGGATGTCCCAGGACCAAGGCGCTCGTTCCTTGGGCCAAAGAAGCCACCGAAGCCGACTGGGAGGCCGAATACCTAGACCTCATTCTGGCCGTCCGGGTGGTCTCCAGTCTCGAGGAGGCCCTCGACCACATCGCTCGGTATGGATCAAACCACACCGAGGCCATTGTCAGCCGAGATTATTCCCGGGCCATGCGGTTTTTAAAGGAGGTAGATGCCTCTCTGGTGCTTATCAATGCCTCTACCAGATTTAATGACGGAGGGCAGCTAGGCTTAGGGGCAGAAATCGGGATTTCCACTACCAAACTTCATGCTTATGGCCCTATGAGCCTTGAGGAATTAACAACCACCAAGTTTATTGCCTTTGGTGACGGCCAGATTCGTCAATAG
- the tatA gene encoding twin-arginine translocase TatA/TatE family subunit translates to MFGLGLPELLVILVIVVIIFGAGKLPQIGEGLGKGIRNFKKSLKEDEEKENSQSELEGDVKK, encoded by the coding sequence ATGTTTGGTCTGGGGCTGCCCGAACTTTTGGTCATCTTGGTTATTGTGGTCATCATCTTTGGGGCCGGAAAGTTACCCCAAATAGGTGAGGGCCTGGGCAAGGGCATTCGTAACTTCAAAAAATCTCTTAAAGAGGACGAGGAGAAGGAAAACTCCCAATCAGAGCTGGAAGGAGACGTGAAAAAATAA
- the rsfS gene encoding ribosome silencing factor gives MKRKSNLALKRPQTISTEEKIELLKRILVDRKAEEIVILDLRKLGPVADFFVICSARSTRHVQGIAEHLLEELERRQVPYRGVEGLAEGQWVLIDCDDVLIHIFYAPVRAHYDLEGLWSEAPLERVSNSHSCEDQREDS, from the coding sequence ATGAAAAGAAAAAGCAATCTCGCCCTCAAAAGACCCCAGACCATCTCCACGGAAGAAAAAATTGAACTTTTGAAAAGAATCCTGGTGGACCGCAAGGCCGAGGAAATTGTCATTCTGGATTTGCGGAAGCTGGGGCCGGTAGCCGATTTTTTTGTCATCTGCTCTGCCCGCTCCACCCGCCATGTCCAGGGAATAGCCGAACACCTTCTTGAAGAGCTGGAGCGCCGCCAAGTCCCTTATCGAGGGGTAGAGGGTTTAGCCGAAGGCCAGTGGGTCTTGATAGACTGTGATGACGTTCTGATCCATATCTTCTATGCCCCCGTAAGGGCCCATTATGACCTTGAGGGCCTCTGGTCAGAGGCCCCCTTAGAAAGAGTCTCTAATTCGCATAGCTGTGAAGACCAGAGAGAAGATAGTTGA
- a CDS encoding ATP-dependent helicase translates to MSSLTLDKYQAEAVASSAITTLVMAGPGAGKTRLILGRLAYLLDSGVPPEEILILTFSTRAAAELLSRAKDLGLEARIKTFHAAARALLKDLGQIPFRPATEADRRQALEEALEEEGHGMSRREKGQLLSLFSLIKAGSQEVSEELVRIFVRYNHSLEVKGLCDFDDFLLAATEVLKKRRSPFRAVIVDELQDASYTDLAFLQALEPESYFLVGDPFQAIYGFRGAVGPELFAYIQKSFPRVVCFDLKYSYRVPKTILDLARRLVGGLPLESRAKKGAVSGHLLGTARAEAVFIGKAMESLVGGRDFLASEISRGQRGLAWGDFAVLVRVRALLSPLKDVLSGVGIPVCLRDESAERLRQKIKPLLSLNLAGLPPQDLELQAKRQKIVFSSSEREYLQRLFPLVESAEDLVHELLFQAEAPDEPGAVSLTTVHAAKGLEFPVVFVAGFEEGLFPFELRGESDEAEERRLAYVAFTRAKERLFLTASAKRTIFGKRLSGRPSPFSRLLGVTFVREASKVVPKRPRQGSLF, encoded by the coding sequence ATGTCAAGTCTTACCCTTGACAAATATCAGGCTGAGGCGGTGGCCTCATCAGCTATAACGACCCTGGTGATGGCCGGCCCCGGGGCAGGAAAGACCAGGCTTATCCTGGGGCGTTTGGCCTATCTGCTTGACTCTGGAGTCCCTCCAGAGGAAATTTTGATCCTCACTTTCAGTACCAGGGCAGCGGCCGAACTTCTTAGCCGGGCCAAAGATCTGGGCCTTGAGGCCCGAATCAAAACCTTTCATGCGGCAGCCCGGGCCCTGCTCAAAGATTTGGGGCAGATCCCCTTCAGACCGGCTACAGAAGCAGATCGTCGACAGGCTCTAGAGGAGGCCCTTGAAGAAGAGGGACACGGGATGAGTCGGCGAGAGAAAGGTCAACTTCTGAGCCTTTTCTCGCTTATTAAGGCCGGCTCACAGGAAGTCTCTGAGGAGCTTGTAAGAATTTTTGTTCGTTATAATCACTCCTTGGAGGTAAAGGGGCTTTGTGATTTCGACGACTTTCTGCTGGCGGCCACTGAGGTCCTAAAAAAACGTCGTTCTCCGTTTCGAGCCGTCATTGTCGACGAGCTTCAGGACGCCAGTTATACCGATTTGGCCTTTCTGCAGGCCCTGGAGCCGGAGAGTTATTTCCTGGTCGGTGATCCTTTTCAGGCCATTTACGGTTTTCGAGGGGCCGTAGGGCCAGAGCTCTTTGCCTATATTCAGAAAAGTTTTCCCCGGGTAGTTTGTTTCGACCTTAAATATTCCTATCGAGTTCCCAAAACCATTCTTGATCTGGCCCGGCGCCTGGTGGGAGGGCTTCCTCTTGAGTCCCGGGCCAAAAAGGGGGCCGTCTCTGGACATCTGCTGGGCACGGCCCGGGCCGAGGCGGTCTTTATCGGCAAGGCCATGGAATCCCTGGTGGGTGGGCGAGATTTTTTGGCCAGTGAAATAAGCCGTGGCCAGCGAGGCCTCGCCTGGGGGGACTTCGCTGTTCTTGTTCGAGTCCGGGCCCTGCTTTCTCCGCTAAAAGACGTTCTGTCTGGGGTAGGCATTCCGGTCTGTCTAAGGGATGAGTCTGCCGAGAGACTTCGCCAAAAAATCAAGCCCCTTTTGTCTTTGAATCTCGCTGGATTGCCTCCTCAGGACCTTGAGCTCCAAGCCAAGAGGCAAAAGATTGTCTTCTCCTCCTCAGAACGGGAGTACCTTCAGCGTCTCTTTCCCCTGGTTGAAAGCGCCGAAGACCTTGTTCATGAGCTTCTCTTTCAGGCCGAGGCCCCTGATGAACCTGGGGCTGTTTCTTTGACTACCGTTCATGCCGCCAAAGGCCTTGAATTCCCTGTGGTTTTTGTGGCCGGATTTGAAGAAGGCCTTTTCCCTTTTGAGCTAAGGGGAGAAAGTGACGAGGCCGAGGAACGTCGTCTGGCCTATGTGGCCTTTACCAGGGCCAAAGAAAGGCTTTTCCTTACAGCTTCTGCCAAACGGACCATCTTCGGAAAAAGGCTTTCCGGTCGGCCATCACCTTTTTCGCGCCTTTTGGGAGTGACCTTTGTTCGAGAGGCATCAAAGGTTGTCCCTAAAAGGCCGCGTCAGGGGAGTCTTTTCTGA
- a CDS encoding glycosyltransferase family 9 protein, with the protein MALVIVWHEGALGDLILSRLAIGALAERAEVFLFARSDGRVLFKDFVSRVASTEPLAPLFLGRIPPFLKEVREAYLFFHSPPQIPIRTLKEAGIMVRVIDTRPQRPESAAYFQRAQVGGKEALFLLKGQDGPREGVFIHPGSGSPYKNYSLERFLLLAQALRSEGHQVHFILGPAEAHLQQSLKEAGENPLVGLSLEELAELLSEARLYVGNDSGVSHLAAAVGAPTLAIFGPSDPRIWAPIGPRVLSLRLDICPPCWPKPCDERICLEKIGLEDLLEAARSLL; encoded by the coding sequence ATGGCCTTGGTGATTGTCTGGCACGAGGGGGCCTTGGGAGATCTCATCCTCTCCAGGTTGGCCATCGGGGCCTTGGCCGAAAGGGCTGAGGTGTTTCTTTTTGCCCGTTCAGATGGCCGGGTTCTTTTTAAGGATTTTGTCTCCCGAGTAGCTTCAACCGAACCTCTGGCCCCTCTTTTTTTAGGCCGTATTCCGCCCTTTTTAAAAGAGGTAAGGGAGGCCTATCTCTTTTTTCATTCTCCGCCGCAGATTCCCATTAGAACCTTGAAGGAGGCCGGAATTATGGTCCGGGTGATTGACACCCGGCCTCAGCGGCCAGAGTCGGCTGCCTATTTTCAACGGGCTCAGGTAGGCGGGAAAGAGGCTCTGTTTCTACTTAAAGGTCAGGATGGGCCAAGAGAAGGGGTTTTCATCCACCCGGGTTCGGGCAGCCCATATAAGAACTATTCTCTTGAGCGGTTTTTGCTTCTGGCCCAGGCCCTAAGGTCTGAGGGACACCAAGTCCATTTTATTTTGGGACCGGCGGAGGCCCACCTGCAACAATCCCTTAAAGAAGCCGGAGAAAACCCCTTGGTTGGGCTTTCGCTCGAAGAATTGGCTGAGTTGCTTTCTGAGGCCAGGCTTTATGTCGGTAATGATTCTGGAGTAAGCCACCTGGCTGCTGCCGTTGGGGCCCCTACTTTGGCCATTTTTGGCCCTTCTGATCCTAGGATCTGGGCGCCCATAGGCCCGCGGGTGCTCTCTCTCCGCCTTGACATATGCCCTCCTTGCTGGCCCAAGCCTTGTGATGAGAGAATATGTCTAGAGAAGATTGGACTCGAAGATCTCCTTGAAGCTGCCCGCTCTCTACTCTAA